In Haemorhous mexicanus isolate bHaeMex1 chromosome 6, bHaeMex1.pri, whole genome shotgun sequence, a single window of DNA contains:
- the CCDC177 gene encoding coiled-coil domain-containing protein 177 codes for MVEPPAEPPPQPCPAPGGAAGGEPARPGEQSPLLHLDLYNFDCAAAEGSRYVLTSPRSLEACARCAVRPVELLPRALGDLLREAPGRSMRVAAGLYEAYERERRRKLQQCREERERIIREEKRRILGPLGSLPPSPAARISSRAAAAAAGGPRTHGGGKARASRGAKGKSHSLDSLQKRREGSWGKTSSESGASSSYSGESLRERGGKVCGRGRGLAAANGTLLGRSFSLGDLSHSPQTAQRVERIVREVKRKKGLSEVPERDKKIAALMIAKHQEANLLREQRQAAHLQWDSQRRLAEQRKEQEEKEKQRALLQGQRMWESQVEKRRGRLNQEQEEAALMKQKQLLVCEERWREQAEKQERLRRERLERAIKEDKQKKLHQELNLKAKEEVKKEHQEREEQLLQEKLSTAAQKRLKKEVQLQKEKRLFNQAEKLKHEALLKELAKQEAEEKEMLKASLKMSLTKAQENYEQLVEKRNQELREKARREDMQIQRAKLAAEKKEREQKEHLEALARETERKLQHAAQVAEEAVQEKARKVVLSRLEKEKVQKMNKQKVEQYEDLRRREILLSIERKLERSEQIFKEKKTVLENARSVARASFHVREKVREETNMRTFDKMAFEAELHAQLSKK; via the coding sequence ATGGTGGAGCCGCCGGCCGAGCCTCCCCCGCAGCCCTGCCCGGCGcccgggggggcggcggggggagaGCCGGCCCGTCCTGGAGAGCAGTCGCCGCTGCTGCACCTGGACCTGTACAACTTCGACTGCGCGGCGGCGGAGGGCAGCCGGTACGTGCTGACCAGCCCGCGGTCGCTGGAGGCCTGCGCCCGCTGCGCCGTGCGGCCCGTGGAGCTGCTGCCGCGGGCGCTGGGGGACCTGCTGAGAGAGGCGCCCGGGCGCTCCATGCGGGTGGCCGCCGGCCTCTACGAGGCCTACGAGCGGGAGCGCCGCCgcaagctgcagcagtgccGGGAGGAGCGGGAGAGGATTATCCGGGAGGAGAAGAGGCGGATCCTCGggcccctgggcagcctgccGCCTTCGCCCGCTGCCCGCATCTCCTCCCGGGCTGCGGCCGCAGCTGCCGGTGGGCCCCGGACCCATGGCGGGGGGAAGGCCAGGGCATCGAGGGGTGCCAAGGGCAAGAGCCACTCCCTGGACTCCTTGCAGAAGCGCCGCGAGGGTAGCTGGGGCAAGACCTCCTCTGAGTCGGGCGCTTCGTCGTCCTACAGCGGGGAGAGCCTGCGGGAGCGCGGGGGCAAGGTGTGCGGCCGGGGTCGGGGGTTAGCCGCCGCCAATGGGACTCTGCTGGGGCGCAGCTTCAGCCTGGGCGACCTCAGCCACTCACcacagactgcccagagagTCGAGAGGATCGTCAGGGaggtgaagaggaagaagggtCTCTCAGAGGTGCCAGAAAGAGACAAGAAGATCGCTGCACTGATGATCGCCAAGCACCAGGAGGCCAACCTCCTGCGGGAGCAGCGGCAGGCAGCTCACCTGCAGTGGGACAGCCAGCGGCGCCTCGCTGAGCAGcggaaggagcaggaggagaaggagaagcaaaGGGCCCTCCTGCAGGGTCAGCGGATGTGGGAGAGCCAGGTGGAGAAGCGGCGAGGGAGACTgaaccaggagcaggaggaagctgCCCTGatgaagcagaagcagctcctggtATGTGAGGAGAGGTGGCGGGAGCAAGCGGAGAAGCAGGAGCGGCTGCggagggagaggctggagagggccATCAAGGAggacaagcagaaaaagctccaTCAAGAGCTCAACCTGAAGGCAAAGGAAGAGGTCAAGAAGGAACACCAGGAGcgagaggagcagctcctgcaagaGAAGCTGTCCACAGCTGCACAAAAGAGGCTGAAAAAGGaggtgcagctgcagaaggaaaagagacTGTTCAACCAAGCAGAGAAGCTGAAGCATGAGGCCTTGCTCAAGGAACTGGCCAAGCAGgaggcagaagagaaggaaatgctgaagGCATCCCTGAAGATGAGTTTGACAAAGGCTCAGGAGAACTACGAGCAGCTTGTGGAGAAGAGGaaccaggagctgagggagaagGCCAGGCGTGAGGACATGCAGATCCAGAGAGCTAAACTggcagcagagaagaaggaaagagagcagAAGGAACACTTGGAAGCACTGGCTAGAGAGACGGAGAGAAAGCTCCAGCATGCTGCCCAGGTGGCTGAAGAGGCTGTCCAAGAAAAAGCCCGCAAAGTGGTCTTGAGCcgcctggaaaaggaaaaagtgcaGAAGATGAACAAGCAAAAGGTGGAACAGTATGAGGACTTACGGCGTAGGGAAATTCTTCTCTCTATAGAGAGGAAGCTAGAGAGAAGTGAGCAGATCTTCAAGGAAAAGAAGACTGTCTTAGAAAATGCCAGGTCTGTTGCTCGAGCATCCTTCCATGTCCGGGAAAAGGTGCGGGAAGAGACGAACATGCGCACCTTTGACAAGATGGCCTTCGAAGCAGAACTGCATGCTCAACTTAGTAAGAAATGA
- the PLEKHD1 gene encoding pleckstrin homology domain-containing family D member 1 isoform X1 produces the protein MPYAIKISHEDFHGNIVLAAESEFEQAQWLEMLQESGKVTWKNAQLGEAMIESLEAQGLQLAKEKQEYLDKLMEETEELCLQREQKEELERLNQILEAEKQRFEEVVRELRLEQEEIRRELELTARSLKGVEEEKKELRSLTESLQNTLEELSLEKQQMLEMLEENESQIPPPTSPSKEQSPIWGLHCSLRQIEEKMQQLLQEKLLAEKRMKENEERSRALEEEREFYSSQSQALQNSLSELTAEKQQAERDLKAEVKVRMDLEKRLREAEEALQSLEQGLNSLNCNKEKEKKMKADVSNLRKFFEECIRNAELEAKMPVIMKNSVYIHKAATRRIKSCRFRCRRTSTSWNDMKQSQSFIFSHAEAENIEELKEAAKRLSRDQRFRKTIYQIMRSQKDSASGDKK, from the exons GACCTGGAAGAATGCCCAACTGGGAGAAGCCATGATCGAGAGCCTGGAAGCTCAAGGACTACAGCTGGCCAAGGAGAAACAGGAATATTTAG ATAAACTAatggaagaaacagaagagCTATGTCTGCAGAGGGAGCAAAAAGAG GAACTCGAGCGTCTGAACCAGATCCTGGAAGCAGAGAAGCAGCGTTTTGAAGAGGTGGTGCGGGAGCTgcggctggagcaggaggagatccGACG ggagctggagctcacagcccgcTCCCTTAAAGGAgtggaggaagagaagaaagagttGCGAAGCCTGACAGAGTCCTTACAGAACACCCTGGAG GAGCTCTCCCTGGAAAAACAACAAATGCTGGAGATGCTGGAAGAAAATGAGAGCCAGATCCCACCTCCAACCAGCCCCAGCAAGGAGCAAAGCCCCATCTGGGGACTGCACTGCAGCCTGCGACAGATTGAAGAGAAGATGCAGCAACTTCTGCAGGAGAAACTCCTGGCAGAGAAAAG GATGAAGGAGAATGAGGAGCGGTCTCGAGCACTGGAGGAGGAGCGGGAGTTTTACTCTTCCCAGTCGCAAGCGCTGCAGAACTCGCTCTCGGAGCTGactgcagagaaacagcaggcagagagagacCTCAAG gCTGAAGTGAAGGTACGCATGGATCTGGAGAAGAGATTGAGAGAGGCTGAGGAAGCCTTGCAGAGCTTGGAGCAAGGCTTAAATTCCCTGAATTGCAacaaggagaaagagaagaagatgAAAGCAGATGTCAGTAACTTGAGAA AGTTCTTTGAGGAGTGCATCCGCAACGCCGAGCTGGAGGCCAAGATGCCTGTGATCATGAAGAACTCCGTGTACATCCACAAGGCTGCCACTCGCCGCATAAAGAGCTGCCGCTTCCGCTGCCGGAGAACCAGCACTTCCTGGAATGACA TGAAACAGTCACAGTCCTTCATCTTCTCACATGCAGAAGCTGAAAACATTGAAGAGCTGAAAGAAGCAGCCAAAAGACTCAGCCGGGACCAGCGCTTTAGGAAAACTATCTATCAAATCATGAGGTCACAAAAGGATTCTGCTTCAGGGGACAAAAAGTGA